A section of the Deltaproteobacteria bacterium GWC2_65_14 genome encodes:
- a CDS encoding ribosome-binding factor A translates to MKGRGDRHVRVAERIREEVSLLLLNRVKDPGTGPVTVTDVTVTPDLRMARIFYSVLGGEEERAAARKGLRRSKGFLRRELGRVLQIRYSPDLTFLYDASYEKGARIDSLLREAGSDGVADEE, encoded by the coding sequence ATGAAGGGACGAGGGGACCGGCATGTCCGCGTCGCGGAGCGGATCCGGGAGGAGGTCTCCCTGCTTCTCCTGAACCGGGTGAAGGACCCCGGGACCGGCCCCGTCACCGTGACCGACGTGACGGTGACGCCCGATCTCCGGATGGCGCGGATCTTCTATTCCGTGCTCGGAGGGGAGGAGGAGCGGGCGGCCGCCCGGAAGGGCCTTCGGCGGTCGAAGGGTTTTCTCCGGCGGGAGCTGGGGCGCGTCCTGCAGATCCGGTACTCCCCCGACCTGACCTTCCTGTACGACGCCTCCTACGAGAAAGGGGCCCGGATCGACAGCCTCCTGAGGGAAGCCGGGTCGGACGGGGTCGCCGATGAGGAATGA